One window of the Sphaerochaeta associata genome contains the following:
- a CDS encoding alpha/beta hydrolase, which yields MQITYKVPDFNEHHYQDKAPVRKCARPWAMVHARSVRKAVLLCHGFTGYPGELIRPGIDLFAAGFDVYCPRYPGHGTSAKDFLASKAEDWIGTAYDAFAYLAQRYDHVSLVGHSMGGAIAAIIADAFDADALALLAPALVIPSLQVTQVRVLRHFVKRRKVAWQADPDYHFHHEGDADDDAFLGSQYWSYQYPKGIWELERVRRQAVACIDHLAADTLSISGGKDPTIPQEASVLATSKSKGVNKHLHIPEAGHLMPYDKNMDAQNEAMAAVVAWMEGKR from the coding sequence ATGCAGATAACCTATAAAGTTCCCGACTTCAATGAGCATCACTATCAGGATAAGGCGCCAGTGAGGAAATGCGCACGGCCGTGGGCGATGGTTCATGCCCGGTCGGTAAGAAAAGCAGTCTTGTTGTGCCATGGTTTCACCGGTTATCCCGGTGAACTTATTCGCCCGGGTATTGATTTGTTCGCTGCCGGCTTTGATGTGTATTGTCCCCGCTATCCAGGGCATGGGACCAGCGCCAAGGATTTCTTGGCAAGTAAGGCCGAGGATTGGATAGGCACAGCCTATGATGCTTTCGCCTATCTGGCTCAGCGGTACGACCACGTTTCGTTGGTGGGGCACTCCATGGGAGGCGCAATCGCCGCCATTATTGCCGATGCCTTTGATGCAGACGCCCTTGCCCTGCTTGCCCCGGCCTTGGTTATTCCCTCGCTGCAGGTCACACAGGTCAGGGTTCTCAGACATTTTGTCAAACGCAGGAAAGTGGCATGGCAGGCAGACCCTGACTACCATTTCCATCATGAAGGTGATGCAGACGACGATGCATTCCTTGGCTCTCAATACTGGTCGTATCAGTATCCCAAAGGAATTTGGGAGCTGGAGCGGGTAAGGAGACAGGCAGTGGCCTGCATCGACCATTTGGCGGCAGATACGCTTTCAATCAGCGGAGGGAAGGATCCAACCATTCCTCAAGAAGCTTCAGTCTTGGCGACAAGCAAGAGCAAGGGTGTGAACAAGCATCTGCATATCCCTGAGGCCGGGCACCTGATGCCCTACGACAAGAATATGGATGCGCAGAATGAGGCGATGGCCGCTGTGGTTGCCTGGATGGAAGGCAAGCGCTAG
- a CDS encoding HD domain-containing protein has product MRRTILIPDAFPAFLASGNTHLVKLFKLPVGLFTTFYTSRLFSVMSIFDQFPIELLLLLFSLFTLLFAYTIQRPSTHLLRTQHALLVEDILQHDQFLKLKEYRHHTNHIYDHARRVSYLSFRISKALGMDYQAAARGGLLHDFFLYDWRERKQNDEKRSSHGKEHPFIALENAKTYFSVNSLEEDIITKHMFPKTLALPRYKESVVVSISDKISAIYEYVVRA; this is encoded by the coding sequence TTGAGGAGGACCATCCTGATACCCGACGCTTTCCCAGCCTTCCTTGCAAGTGGGAACACCCACCTTGTGAAACTTTTCAAACTTCCGGTAGGACTTTTTACCACTTTCTATACATCACGACTTTTTAGTGTTATGAGCATTTTCGACCAGTTCCCCATTGAACTGCTTCTCTTGCTTTTCTCCCTTTTCACCCTGCTCTTCGCTTATACCATTCAGCGCCCCTCAACGCACCTGCTGAGAACCCAGCATGCATTGTTGGTCGAGGATATCCTGCAACACGACCAGTTCCTCAAGCTCAAGGAGTACCGGCATCACACCAACCATATCTACGACCATGCCCGGCGTGTTTCCTACCTCTCGTTTCGCATCAGCAAGGCATTGGGGATGGATTATCAGGCAGCAGCCCGAGGCGGCTTGCTTCACGACTTCTTCCTCTACGACTGGCGTGAGAGAAAACAAAACGACGAAAAGCGTTCGAGCCATGGAAAGGAACACCCTTTCATCGCTTTGGAGAACGCAAAGACCTATTTTTCCGTCAATTCATTGGAAGAGGATATCATCACCAAGCACATGTTCCCGAAGACCCTGGCCCTGCCCAGGTATAAGGAGAGCGTGGTGGTAAGCATCTCGGACAAGATTTCAGCAATCTACGAGTACGTAGTACGCGCCTAG